The segment gaaaaaaatagggctCGTTCCAGTCATGTTGTTTCAGTTGAAATGATTAAGTGCACCAGAAGACAGCACAGAGGTTGGAGGCAGCCCCTCTTGAGCACAAGGACCCTGCacgtcccccagagcactgctgggtatagctccTGGCCATCCAGCACTGTCAGGTCCAGGCATTGAACCATCTGGCCTGACCTGCTCAGTCTCACCGGGACCAGCATGGGGCTCCTGAACGCTGCTTGGGGCCATCCTCCAGCAAAGTAAGATGTATGGAATGGCTTAGATTAAAAAGGTCCTATTAGTCGAGTATTTCCAGGAACATCCCTCATGTCCTCTGAGCGCTACCTACCACTGTGCCTTTGAAAAATCAAGTTTAGCCTTCATAGTTATATACtatgcaaaaaattataaaaccgATGGATAGACTCAAACAAATGTTCCTCCATTCCCTGAAGAATATAAACCAGCTCCCAACTCACCAGCTGAGCCCTCTCTTCCTCTCGCTCACTCTGCCCTTCATTAATCAGCCTTTGCCATCCAGTGTGATTTTGAAAGAAAAGCTAAATGAAGCACTTGATTACTGTAAAGTGAAGCTAAAAACTGAAGAAAGAACTCTTTTGCAGGGAAGTAGGGGAGCACGTCCGGTGGTGtttagtgtttactcctggctctgtgctcaggggtcacttctggtgggacttgagcAACATgtgtgctgctgggaattgaacctgttggctgtgtgcaaggcaagtgccctacccactgtgctctcaggCCCTGGTCAGGAAGCCTGATGGTCAGGAAGCCTGAGGAAAGAACCTGAGACATTAACTGCAGCTTCAACTCATGAACGGGAATCACTCCTTATGTCCACTGGATATTCTCATTTGAAACCCAACTTTATGTTCACAACTAATACAAGCAGTCTTCCAAGGTTCATTTTCTATGTTACAATGAAACAGTGAGATGAGACAGGTGTCAGGTTTTACCTGGTAAGGGCACGGGATGTGGTATTGACGGCAGTGGTCCAAGACCCACGTGATCTCCCATGTAATCCTGTTCACCTGCTCGTAGACATAACACCCCAGAAGCGTCACTAGAGGCACAAGGTAGAGGCCACTGAAGACTCCTATTCGAATCATAAATTTCTTTAGCTTCTCTTGGTTCCGGCCGTCGTGCTGTATCACTTGTCGGACGTGATTTAAGGAAATGATGCCAGCTAGAAGAAGAGACAggcccacaaacacacaaaggCACAGCGGCAGAAGAACGAAGTAACGTGAAGCGTCCAGGTCATAGAGGCCGACAAAGCAAACTCCACTAATGTTGTCACCTTCAACTTTGTTCATAGCCAGAAGCATGATGGTCAGGAAGCCTGGCGTGCCCCACGCAACAGCATGAAACCACACGGCCTTCTGTTCAATGGCTTCACAACTCCACTTTCTTCCTGCTGCTAAGAACCAAGTAATGGTCAGAATCACCCACCACACAGTGCCAGCCATGgtgaaaaaatagagaaacataAACAAGATGGTGCAGGCCTTATTCTGGGAGCCGAGAACCACAGTATCCCCAATTTCAAGCTTTTCATCGGCCTTATTGCAGGCCGTGCGATTGCCCAGCAAGAATCCGATAAAGTACATGAGCGACACGATGCTGTAGCAGACGGAGTAGTAGATGATTGGTCTCTCCGGGTACCTGAATCTTTTAACGTCAATTAAAAATGTAAGGAATGTGAAGAGTGTTGCACAGAggcaaaatatagaaacaatccCGATAAAACTTTTTGCAAACTCGAGTTCATCGCTTGTAAAATACATGTTGGGGCATGGAGGTGCACACTGGTCAATGCCCAGAAATTTATAGCCGTGCCCCCCAGAAGTCTTAAGATGCCTGGGACACCAAAAGCCAATGTCTCTCTGCACTTGCTCTGTTTTTTTCTGAGGATCAAGAAGCTGTGTCTGCGGATCAAAAGTTACAGGAGCCGTCCCGTCACAGTATTGCAGTCTGTCGagacaaaagagaaattaaacagATGATGTCAGTATTAGATATTCATGATTTCAATGCTaggtttcataaaatattttcatatgcaaTGATAATTGATGACAGCACATACAAACCTAGACAGACGCTAGGTTAGAGTTTGACAGAAGGTTGTAAAGTAGCCTGAAGACTTGTGATTGTTCTGAGGCCCAGGTGCACTAATGGAGATTATATATGGGTGAATTTGAAAAATCCCTTTTTTGTAAACAATTCATTCTTAAATAATTAAGGAAGAATTTACCTTGATTGGGGTCTCAAGACCCAAAAAAGTAAGGGGCTGTCTGCTTATAACCAATAAAATCTAAAACTTGGGAGGAAAAGggtgggagaaatagtacagtgggtaggacacttgccttttatatggctgactcaggtttgattcccagaagcccatatgctcccctgagcacagtcaactgtgatccctgagcatggagccaggagtaagacttgggAAAACTAATgctcgttttgtttgtttgttccctttcagtttttaggccatacccagcaatgctcaggagtcactcctggctctgcactcaggaatgacccctggcaattctcagagggccatatggaatgccagggattgaacctgggtccattgtgtgcaaggcaaacagctgacccattgcactatcactccagctcctaaatgTTCATTTTCTAAGACCCACGAACAGAGTAGATCTACTCCAGGACCAATGTGATGGCAAGTGAAATGGCAGAAATGACGTCATTTCCTGGATCCATGGGGTGGCATTCAAGTGAGAGCTACGGTCTCAAAGCAGTGCAAGAAGGcagaggcggggctggagagatagcacagcgggtagggcgtttgccttgcacgtggccgacccgggttcaaatcccagcatcccatatggtcccctgagcacggccaggggtaattcctgagtgcagagccaggagtaacccctgtgcatcgccaggtgtgacccaaaaagcaaaaaaaaaaaaaaaaaaaaaaaaagaaggcagaggCCTAAGAAGCAGCTTCAGCCACAATGCCCTTCTGCTTCCATTCGGATCTGGCCCTCTCCTGACTACGGGCAGACCTGAGTGAGACACAGGACACTTCTGTTTGGTGCTGAACTTTACCACAGAGTCAAGTTACAAACTGCCACtattggggagagagaggagagagaggggaggaagagaggaggaggagagagagagagagagagagagagagagagagagagagagagagagagagaatgagaatacAGCAGATAGGCACTTAGGCACTTGGCTTGCCTCCACCTGACCTGCATATTTCATCTCTAGCaccccacaggatcccctgagctaagccaggaaggatctctgagagcagagagcaaggagtaagccttgagtagctccaaaacaaaccaataaagaAACAGCGAGCATTATTGAGGGGGCGAGGGGGAATTTATATGGTTTAAGAATTAATGGGGATTTTAAGGAGAAAGCACTTTAATATGCTTCAAGTAAGAATGGAACTAAACAAAAAGTATAGCCACATGCAGATTTTTGTGTGCGTATGTGAGTGTTTGCTACACTGGGGCCAaatccagggcctcctgcattcGAGGCCTGAgcttccccaggcccccagccccaggcacacAGAGAGTGCCCTACGGTCTGCCCATGTCTCCACCCTGACTGACTATGGAAATTTTGCTCTGTATCTAactcagaaaagcaaaacaaattacaGACAAAATTGGGAGCCCTTTCTGGTTCGAGAtccttctctgcctccccagAAATATGACAAGtgtagtttttattctttttgtgcaACTTAAAATCTTTTTCACGAGAGTATTTTTTTAAGCCACAATGTGACACTGTATTATTTCAAAGATTCTGAACATGATATAAATGATACCATGCTTCATATACTCTATGGTAACTCCTGTTCCCTCATTAACTTCTTGGATCTCTCTGCTGGTATCGTGGGGCAGCTGCTCTCATCTGCTCAAGGGCGTGGTGTCTCTTAGTGGGTGCCCCCCAACTGACTAAGCATTCTCTTACAAAACACTTTTAGcttttttctcattattctttttcccaagttaGGGATAATGTTACAATCAATATTATTGTGTGTGATTTTTAGTTCAAAAAGTTTCTGTAGAAGGGGACTTCCTCAGATGCTGGGTGTAAACATCCTCAGCTTCACTACATATTATCAATTGTTTCTGAAAATGATTATGCATCGGCCAGCAGTGCCCCAAAGGCTGACACTTCCTTCCATTTACTGCTAAGAAAACAAAAGGGCAGCCCACTTCCTCCCCAGATTTATTACATGAGGTCCTATTATGTCAGTAGAACACTTCCAATTATAAGCCCTTGAtatctagagaaaaaaaaaagagataaaaataaccaAGATTAAAGAATGGGAGGAGGCATGAAAAGAAGGGCGAAGATAGGAAAAAATCAGTGAGTTGATAATAAGGTTCACTTCCTCCCAGCTGAGGTCAAAGGCACCATCACACATTCCCATGGGACTCTatgcatttcctttctttttgttttttgtttgtttgtttttagctttttgggtcacactggcgatgctcaggggtcactcctggctctgcacttaggaattgctcctggtggtgctgggggaccatatgggatgctgggaattgaacccaggtcggccgcgtgcaaggcaaacgccctacccgctgtgctatcgttccagccccatgattCATCTCCTTTCTTGTATGATTGCAATTTTGCATTTAGTTTTAGATTCGCTGCTGTCTCCTGAGCCAAGAACAAAGTTTGgtcttatatcccacaaatgaatgcaatcattctatgtctgtccttctccttcagattcatttcactcagcatgacactctctgtgcccatccatttgtaagcaaatttcatgacttccttatTCCAGAACAAAGTTTAGTCTTGCTCTTCACCAAGAAAGTCAGGCTTAGTACCCGACATTCAACAACTGTTGAACCAAATAATGAAAGTCTGTCACTTAGATTCCAGAAAACAAACCCCACTGTTAAAGAAAACTATTGATACTAAGTTCCTTCCCACTTGGGGAcctacttctgttttcttttctactttccaataaacttttctacttccaaaaaataaaaaataaaagaaaccattTGTGGCTTTTATCTTACCATTAGTAGCTTTTATATAACTTACCTGTCACATTTAAGTTCCTTAGGCCATCTGATTCCAAAAGTGTCAAGTAGTTTTTTGCAATCAGAATATACTTTCTCGCAAAATTTACGACAGGGTGGAACCACTTGAATTTGCTCAGTGCAGGTGGGTACAAAAGCTTTGCAAAGGAAAGTTTCAACGTTTGGTGAACATTCCAGATTTGCAAGAGGAAGAAAATGCTAGTAGGAAAGACAACATGATAAGGTTAGTAAACATTTTCATAACAAAGGACTTAGAAGAATTCATTTACTGCTGAAAGGAAGTACAGTGAACTCTTGAACAGGGTTGGGGTTCCAGCCACCAGCACCCCGTCCTCCCCATCTCACACCTCggaaaatttcattttacttcccACTTCCCCCCAAACCCAACTACTAATCAGCTGCTGTGGAGTGGACAACTGAAGCCACTGACATTTTATATGCTTTATTCATGATACTGTATTCTTACAATTAAGTTagagaggggctgcagagatagtacagtggggagggcatttgccttgcatgccggtgacctgggttcaatcccccacatcccatatagacccttaagcactgccaggagtgattcctgagtacagagctaggccTGACCCCAGAGCATCtggggtgtggccaccaaaaagcaaaagtaaataaaatttaaaaaataaaatagggctggagcaatagcacagtgggtagggcctttgccttgtacgcagctgacctgggtttgattcccagcatcccatatggtcccttgagcaccgccaggggtaattcctgagtgcagagccaggagtaacccctatgcactgccgagtgtgacccaaaaagcaaaaaaaaataataatgaaatttttaaatatataaaataaaataaggctagagaaaagtaaatattaagaattgccaggtgtgacccccccaaaaaagaaacccctactctggggtcagagtgataggacagtgggcagggcaaggtagggtatttgccttgcatgtggccaacccgagttcaatccctggtaccccatatagtcccccgagcacatcCGGGCATAATTcctaaattcagagccaggagttaactcctgagcattgctggatgtgaaccaaaaagccaaaaattaaaaataataattgaaaaaactATCAGAAAATCCATCTTAAGACTGCTCTGTGTGTTTAGAACACTGATCTGTATAAAGGGACCCACACAGTTCAAATCCCTATTGTTCATCTGAAGTGTGCCCTGAAATAACCTCATGCTGTACTGAGCATTATGGAGAATAAAGGACATGTTCAGGCCGGTAGGAATAGCCTGGAGAAGGTCCCAGCATACTGAGAACGTGCTGCGCTCAGGCCAAGAAGTTCAGCGTGAAGGGAACCAGAGATCACAATTCTGTTGAGGACAGAGAAGGCAGAGGGGAGGATCATGACCAAGAATGATGAACTTGGCTGCCtgggttttatttattcagtttttggAAGGAGGGCCCTCCTGGCAATGATCCGGCTACCAGTCAGTGGTACCTGGTGCCCTACGTCTCACCCCCTATTCCATCTCCTTGGCCCTCGGATTTTCATGGAAGGAGATTGTCCTGGAAGCTTTTCAAGGGGAAGACATGATAAAGTCTGACGGCTGAGTGGAATCTGAATTTCATACCCAGAGCCTCCTCTGGGACTCGGGTGGAAGCACGAAGCGTGGGGGCTGACAGCATGTCCTACTTACTGTCTAAGTAAGCCTGGGGCCTAAAACACCCAAGTGTCTCAGAATCAGTTTCTGTAGTGGGAAGGATGAACTAACCCTTTCTTCTCTTCGGGGGacatgcctgatggtgctcagggcttactcctggatctgcactcagggatcactcctggaagtctcaggggaccatatgggatgccagggattaaacctgggtctgctgcgtgtaaGGTAAACGCCCTGCCCTCGGTATTATATCTCTGCAGCCTGGAACCATACTTTTAACAGGGAAGTTGTTTCTCAGCAGCTATGGTAGCTAATGATCAGTGCTGAGAGCTACAAGTACAGCTCAAAGGCTGGACAAGTGAAACCATCACAGAGCCCACTACAGGAAAACAATTTTCTTCCAGAACAAATATAGCAAGCCGTGTTCTTCATTTCATTCTCCAGAGCATCAGGACGAGCTGATTCAACAATGTGCACAGGTACTCAGGGCAGAGGATCCAAAAATCATCTGAGGTAGAGAGGAAAAGGAGCAGGAGGTGCAGCTGGCTAGAGCTGAGGAGAAGGCCACAGAACTGTCAGATCTGGCAACTTTTCACAAGAAAACAATCTGGTGCATTCTGTGAAATACTTCCCAACTCTTGATGCTGAGCCTTTAACACAAGCAGAATGAAATACTGTGTAGAGCAGAGAAAACCCATCatggggtcagacccagtgagGCCCACGAGGTCCCGGATGACCGCAGACTACTGGACAGTCCTAGTTTGAAACTTGGAGAGGACCCACCAGGACGTTCGaggttattattttcaaaaagcgcgcatgcatgtatgtgtgtgtgtgtgtgtgcatgtgtgtgcatgtttgtcaAGGAACACTGAagtagtttttctctttttctacttttcttcccTACTTTCCCTACTTCCTCAGTGCTCACATAACTGAGCTAACACCACTGATTCCATACTTGGATTGTatagatttcttccttttttttaagtatgaagTACAGAGAAGCCTGATCCACAGAGTATCAAATGCACAGCTGCTCTGGCTGAAAGGCAgcactctgtctgtctgtccatctgtctgtctcctctcacTGCAACCCTGCTTTCCTGCCCAAGACCTCGAAGCACTTCCCAAGATTAGTTTGCAAGGCATGGGGCCAATGCAAGCCCTGGATTACAAACAAGACAAAGTATCCCGTTTCTTATTGAAATCGTAACTGAATCCCCTGGCATACTTGGACTAGAATGAAATGCCCTTGTCACTGATCTCAGGCAACTGTTATCAATAATATCCAAGTGACTTGTGAGAAACCAGAGACCAAGTCTGCCTGCTTTCCCCCCTCGAgtttttttctgtcctgggagACAGAAGCATGCTGCCTCTGTGGGTAAGAACCTTGGGGGGACCAGGCTCTGACCCAGGGTCTCTAGGGCACTACGTCCTCTTCAGTCCTGGTGCTGTGCCCCACCTtctccccaaacactgccccTTCTCAGGCACCAGCTGGGCAAGGATGGCAACAGGGGGCAAAGGGAAGAAGATGTCAAAAAAAAGGAGGCCTAGGGTCTTTCAcatgaaacaaaacccaaccaaaaACTGTTCGTGCAACACATAATTCAGACTATAAACCTCAAACAATGCTTATCACATTCCAGATGATGTAGCTGCCTCCAGATGccagaaatttggaaacaaattattttagtgCAAGTAGTGGCACTTTAAAGTGGGCAGACAGTCTATTATTGAATgcatcatttaaaaacaaacagaaagaacttACTTCCCtaacttgtttttgttcttttgggaccacacctggcagtgctcagggcttactcctggttttgtgctcagggatctctcctgacagggctcaggggaccataagtgatgctggggattcaacccacattggccacatgcaaaccaaGCACTCTACCGCTTTaaatccctccagcccctccctaatTTTGGAAGCAAAAATTTTCCACAAGATATCCCAAATCCTGGGATAAAGAGACTAATGACTAATTTGTAACATTTCTATTTCCAGAGTCTTAAGACTGAAAACCTCGCCCTATTATCCAACTTGTGTTTTAGGACTGTGAGTATTGCGGAGGTGCATGGATGGAGCACAGCCTCTCTTCCTCGGCTCCTCAAACGTTGCTTCTCTTCCCTTTCATAGACATCTTCTTCCACTCTGTCATCCTATGCCTTCGTGATCTTCGGCGTGAGTCTCTCCTTTTCAAACTTCATTCTCCGAGAAGGCCCAGGAATGCACGCGACCACTAGTCGCAGCATAAGATAGGAGAACTGACCACTCTGTCATTACTAAAATAGTCCTGCTTTCATGGTGATggtatggaaagaaaaataaagcaacaaaatacaaaaaaatgttaTGGCTGATTATATGCATAGAacaatctgtttcttttttattgctcACCATCAAAAGTCTTTGTTGTTTTCAAGTATACCTCATTTTGAATTTCCTAACCTATCTTGACTTGTCCTGCTGTAACAGATTTGATGCTCAGAAAAATAAGAGGAAGGTCCTTTGGCAGAACTTGATCAGGCCCTGGCAGAGATCCCCTCAGAGCTCTGACTGGCAGGTATGAGGAAGATGACAATTCAGACAACGACATGGAGGCTAGCAGGAAGCCTGAAGGGCAACCTTAAGTTCGAGCTGCAGTGCTATCTGgtccccctgagcaacaccaggtgtagcGCCAACCATCAAACCAAGGGGAGCAAGGGGCAGATTCTCCTCAAAGAAGGCACAACCTGAAAGAGCTGGACAGCAAGAAAAACAGACAATGAAAAGCCAAAGGCATGGGCTCATGGGCTCATAGATCAAATCGCACCTGGGAATAACGTCAGCGTCAGGATTCTGGTCCTAGCTCTGCCTTGAATTACCTGTACCTCTGGCCAATGATTCTTTGAGGAGCCTCAGAGCACTCATCAGTGAAGAGGGAGCAACACGCACAGCTAGATTGTAAGGTCACTGGCAGTTTCCAAACATCTCTGGAAAGGGTCAGAAAGGCAGAGCAGGAGAGCAGGGTAGAAAGTTCAAAACAACTGTAGCCACAACAATGCAGTTTTCTCCTGAGTGGGTCTGGCAAGTGAGCTGGGGTGTGAGGACTGACTTCCAGTCTGCCCAGCACTCCCGTTTTGGGGACCAGCCCAAGCAGATGCGGGGCAGGGAGCTACAGCAAGAttagggagggatggagagatgcaAGCTGATATCGTGCAAACCAAGCATCCTGTGGGGTCTGGCTACATGGATGCTCCAGGCATCACGATTCTCGGGGAAGGGATGTGAGGTGACCTGTGCTAGGGTTGGGTCATGGAGATGCATGGGAAGTGCCACAGTGGGAAAGTGCCAAAGCAGCCGAGGACAATGGTCCAGGAAGCATCTGCTGGCACCGGCACTTTTGACAGGTCCTGTGCCAGGATCTTAACCAGACCGAAGTCCCATTGGTTTCTCCCTATGCCCCAAGCCCAGCTCTCCAGCCTCCTGCGTCCACAAACTATCCCGTTATCCCTTTCCAGCTGAAGTTAGTTAAAGTTGGCATCTATTGTCTGCAGCAAAGAAGATAGCCAACTGGAAAAGcaattacacatatatacatgaaattaaatacaaagtaaagtccatgaaattaaattaaatccttttttttaaaagccagggTGAAGGAGCCAGCTCCCAGGCTGTGCACATGCTTGCCTGTAGACGTCCCTAGGtcacatcccagcaccacatggtccctgaatagtccctgagcataccaggtatccccccctcaaaaaataataataacgaGGCCATAAGAGATTAGCCttacataaattatttctttaaagaggGAATCTTCCACTTAGGTTTTTGTCCTGATAGACACTGGACACATCTACAGGTCATCTAGAGACAATCAACCCACATGCCTCATGGACTGGGTATTATCTAGCTCATGTAACGCATCTCAGATGCACGTGAAGCATCCCAGAGGCCTGAGCCTGCAGCCTGCATAGACAGGGAAAAGCAACAGCGTGTGTAACTCACTCATGTGCTGTTTTTCTCTAAACACTTGCCCTTCCCTAtagtgccccctcctccccccaaccctccccccccacccccggcttctCCCTGCAGCCACCTGACTGATGCAGTCACTCGGGCCTGACTTACACGCTGATCCCTGAAGACAGCACGGCCAGGAGGACTCACTCACTTATCTATGTGGTGGGTACAGAGACGGGTAGAGGGAGGGTACAGAGACGGGTTGAGGGAAGGAATTACACGGGCTGGGGCATCAAGGCTAGAAGAGTGGTGACCAGTGGTGACCAGGTCTGCAGAAAAGCAGTCTGTGAAAAGACTTCTCCCAAATAAGTCCGTGATAGGCAGAAATGTCACAGATGAATGTAGTTCTCAAGGTCCCCAATAGAGGTGCAGGGGAGTGAAGCCAAggcctcacacacaaacacagagattAAAAAACCCATTGTACACGTGTGAGCTGGCCTTTCCTATGTTCACGCCAGTGTTTGCACAGAGATACAGGGACAAAAGGACAGCAGTGGGGAAACAAGAGCCGGTCCTCTGGACGCCTCCCCCCTGGCACTAGTGAGCAAACTCTGATGGCTCCAGGTGAGagacaacaatctccacacactttctcctaacaaaatcttttttgatcatttttagcatattaaccataacaagcaatacaaaataaatcatttcggGCTTGCTattagggcaggcttgggtggtggctgGAAACATAGGAAATAATGTGGCGGGAAGGTGTAAGCAcagtgggactggtgctggaatattgaatgtaataaatcacggtgaatggttttataaaaataaaattaaaaacaaagtcaaaCTCGAGGGCTGGTACAGGTATTAAGgtgcctgcctccccacctcccaaagATGTGGTTTGAGCCACATattgtccctcgagcaccaccaggggtaactcctgagcacagagccagaactagccGCTAGCACTGCAGGCCGTGGGACACCCacaccaaacccaaacaaagaaCATCCTAGATCTGTTCTGTCGAGGACTGGCCTGGCGCCCAGTGCAGAGCCTCGCCGCTGACCCAGATTTGGTGGAAGGACTTTTCCTTCTACTCCCCTACAAATCTTCAAAGGCCGGCGGCTCGCGGTTTCCATGGTCAAAGCACAGCTCTCGCCACCACTCACACAGCTGCTAGGACAAGTCTCATTGCTCCTATCGTGGAGTCAGTGTCTTACTTTCAAAGTAGCTAGTGATTTCAGAAAGTCTTCCCTGAAAAATAAGGATTTTTCTCACATTAAAACTTTCTCTCCTAATACATGGCGATAAAAGAACAGAGGGAACCAGTGGGAAAGAAGGGTGCCAGAGACTCATTGAAAGCATGACTGTGACagcaattttaaaatactgtctaggttaggatagagaagggacccgtGTGACAATAAGTGTtagaaaggatcactctggacaagaactcagTGTTGAAAGgaataaagggatatacatgatacacctttcagtatctgtactgcaaatcataatacccagaaggagagagggagacagagggagagagagagagagagagagagagagagagagagagagagagagagagagagagagagagagagagagaagcacctgccatgaagacaggtgggggggggtgggagggcagctggggcatcagtggtgggaaatgtacactggtgaagggacagattttggaacattgtatgactgaaacccaatcatgaaccactttataaccatgtatctcacagtgattccatttaaaaataaatgttaaaaaatgctGCCCAATAGCGGCTGTTCTGCAAGTCAGTGTCCTCCGTGGGACCTGCATCTCGCTCACTTGTCTCCATGTTTCTTTGCTCATTTGCATTCTGGAAAAGCCTGTGatctctcttgaatacatatttcccctctttctttccttttttcctttcacatCTTTGTAAGCaagttttgtttaataaaaactaccttgcttctttctctctccctctctctctctatccctctctctctctctttctctctctctctctcacacacacacacacatacaattacTGCCCAATAGAAACATCCCCTGCCCCCTTTGGAGTTTGTTTACATAGTCTCCATCccttcatttttaatgaaatcgCCACATTTCAGAAGTGCCCACTAACAGGTGGAAC is part of the Sorex araneus isolate mSorAra2 chromosome 2, mSorAra2.pri, whole genome shotgun sequence genome and harbors:
- the FZD6 gene encoding frizzled-6, with the translated sequence MGNCAFLWACALLPLVRGHSLFTCEPITVPRCMKMPYNMTFFPNLMGHYDQNTAAVEMKHFLPLANLECSPNVETFLCKAFVPTCTEQIQVVPPCRKFCEKVYSDCKKLLDTFGIRWPKELKCDRLQYCDGTAPVTFDPQTQLLDPQKKTEQVQRDIGFWCPRHLKTSGGHGYKFLGIDQCAPPCPNMYFTSDELEFAKSFIGIVSIFCLCATLFTFLTFLIDVKRFRYPERPIIYYSVCYSIVSLMYFIGFLLGNRTACNKADEKLEIGDTVVLGSQNKACTILFMFLYFFTMAGTVWWVILTITWFLAAGRKWSCEAIEQKAVWFHAVAWGTPGFLTIMLLAMNKVEGDNISGVCFVGLYDLDASRYFVLLPLCLCVFVGLSLLLAGIISLNHVRQVIQHDGRNQEKLKKFMIRIGVFSGLYLVPLVTLLGCYVYEQVNRITWEITWVLDHCRQYHIPCPYQAKTTRPELALFMIKYLMTLIVGISAVFWVGSKKTCTEWAGFFKRNRKRDPISESRRVLQESCEFFLKHNSKVRHKKKHYKPSSHKLKVISKSMGTSTAATANHGTSAIAITSHDYLGQETATEMQISPDTSARDMRTEGVSTPNKLREQEGVEPASSPAASSVRLCGDQADRPGRAGTVHDKISLSGSARSEGRATPRSEVADSGPAPGNLLQVPSSSKPSSLKGSASLLPQSASETREEQGAGT